One Rhizobiales bacterium GAS188 DNA window includes the following coding sequences:
- a CDS encoding HTH-type transcriptional regulator / antitoxin HigA: protein MTAELKRIRTRADYDAALAEVERLWGAKSDTPEGDRLELLATLIDAYEAKHYPMDRPDPIEAIRFRMQSQDS, encoded by the coding sequence ATGACGGCTGAGCTGAAGCGGATCCGCACTCGGGCGGATTATGATGCGGCGCTAGCCGAGGTCGAACGCCTATGGGGGGCGAAGAGCGATACGCCCGAGGGTGATCGGCTCGAGCTATTGGCGACGCTGATCGATGCCTACGAGGCCAAGCACTATCCGATGGACCGGCCCGATCCGATCGAGGCGATCCGGTTCCGCATGCAGAGCCAAGACTCGTGA
- a CDS encoding prevent-host-death family protein, producing the protein MPQTTALEFQRKFGEFQHQAQREPVEITRHGRREFVLMSAEHYDWLTAAAKRTHRTADASPVVIDAVERAEMDPEHAALDELLR; encoded by the coding sequence ATGCCGCAAACCACGGCGCTGGAGTTTCAGCGCAAATTCGGCGAATTTCAGCATCAGGCCCAGCGTGAGCCTGTCGAGATCACACGTCACGGCAGGAGGGAATTCGTGCTGATGTCCGCCGAGCACTATGACTGGCTCACTGCGGCGGCGAAGCGTACGCATCGAACCGCTGACGCCTCGCCCGTGGTCATAGACGCTGTGGAGCGGGCCGAAATGGACCCGGAGCATGCTGCGCTCGACGAGTTGCTGCGGTGA